One Phalacrocorax aristotelis chromosome Z, bGulAri2.1, whole genome shotgun sequence DNA window includes the following coding sequences:
- the NSA2 gene encoding ribosome biogenesis protein NSA2 homolog, translating to MKSLTSPSLALRRGPRPGGDSRHAAGRCTPSSSPRRPTAFRRSAPPQAVSPTPTDPGGKTRRSGLFPSAFRPARPRQVGLAALGGGGPRPLCREEPKLRGGALPAGAGSQRPRPFRREGGGGAEARRDARSGAGAATMPQNEHIELHRRRYGYRLDHHERKRKKEGREAHERSRRAKKMIGLKAKLYHKQRHAEKIQMKKTIKMHEKRNTKEKNDEKTPKGAVPAYLLDREGQSRAKVLSNMIKQKRKEKAGKWEVPVPKVRAQGETEVLKVIRTGKRKKKAWKRMVTKVCFVGDGFTRKPPKYERFIRPMGLRFKKAHVTHPELKATFCLPILGVKKNPSSPLYTTLGVITKGTVIEVNVSELGLVTQGGKVIWGKYAQVTNNPENDGCINAVLLV from the exons ATGAAGAGTTTAACAAGTCCGAGCCTGGCCTTGCGAcgcggcccccgccccggcggggaCAGCCGCCATGCCGCCGGAAGGTGTactccttcttcctctccccgCCGCCCAACCGCCTTCCGCCGTTCCGCTCCACCACAGGCGGTCTCTCCCACCCCAACAGACCCAGGCGGCAAGACTCGCCGCTCCGGCCTCTTCCCCTCCGCTTTTCGCCCTGCTCGGCCTCGCCAAGTAGGGCTCGCAGCCCTCGGGGGAGGCGGACCGCGGCCTCTCTGCCGGGAGGAACCAAAGCTCCGCGGGGGAGCGCTTCCAGCCGGGGCCGGCTCGCAACGCCCCCGCCCTTTCCGGCGggaaggcggcggcggggcggaggcGCGGCGAGACGCGCGGAGTGGCGCTGGGGCCGCCACCATG CCGCAGAACGAGCACATCGAGCTGCACCGCAGGCGCTATGGGTACCGGCTGGACCACCacgagaggaagaggaagaaggagggCCGGGAGGCGCACGAGCGGTCCCGGAGGGCCAAGAAGATGATCGGGCTGAAGGCGAAGCTCTACCACAAGCAACGGCACGCCGAGAAGATACAGATGAAGAAGAC catTAAAATGCACgaaaagagaaatacaaaggaaaagaatgatgAAAAAACACCTAAAGGAGCGGTACCAGCATACCTGCTGGACAGAGAGGGCCAGTCCCGAGCTAAGGTTCTCTCTAACATGatcaagcagaaaagaaaagaaaaagct GGGAAATGGGAGGTTCCTGTGCCAAAGGTCCGTGCAcaaggagaaacagaagttttaaaagtgattcgtacaggaaagagaaagaagaaggcCTGGAAGAGAATGGTTACcaaagtttgttttgttggaGATGGCTTTACTAGGAAGCCTCCTAAATACGAGCGATTCATCCGACCAATG GGCTTACGTTTCAAGAAGGCACATGTGACACATCCTGAACTTAAAGCTACTTTTTGCCTACCTATCCTTGGTGTAAAAAAGAATCCTTCTTCTCCTCTGTATACAACGCTGGGTGTAATTACCAAGGGTACCGTCATTGAGGTGAATGTGAGCGAGCTAGGCCTCGTGACACAAGGGGGCAAAGTTATCTGGG gGAAATATGCACAAGTAACAAACAATCCAGAAAATGATGGCTGTATTAATGCAGTTCTACTTGTTTAA